Proteins from one Triticum aestivum cultivar Chinese Spring chromosome 7A, IWGSC CS RefSeq v2.1, whole genome shotgun sequence genomic window:
- the LOC123148528 gene encoding V-type proton ATPase subunit E produces the protein MDEGNVAQQLKQMTDFIRLEAVEKAFEIEAAAAEEFQIEKLQLVEAEKKKIRQDYEKKEKQVDIKKKIEYSMQLNASRIEVLQAQDDLVKSMMDSARKELLYQSRDHQSYKKLLRILIVQSLLRLKESAVILRCRKEDLELVESVLESARNEYAEKENVYPPEIMVDRHVYLQPAPSHYKEHDLSCSGGVVMASQDGKIVFENTLDARLEVVFRKKLPEIRQSLIGQVAA, from the exons ATGGACGAAGGGAATGTGGCGCAGCAGCTCAAGCAGATGACGGACTTCATCCGCTTGGAAGCCGTTGAGAAGGCATTCGAgatcgaggccgccgccgccgag GAATTCCAAATCGAGAAACTACAACTGGTGGAAGCTGAAAAGAAGAAGATCAGGCAGGACtatgaaaagaaagagaaacaagTTGATATCAAGAAGAAAAT TGAATACTCAATGCAGCTCAATGCTTCCCGAATTGAAGTTCTTCAAGCTCAAGATGATTTAGTAAAGTCCATGATGGATTCAGCACGGAAAGAGCTACTGTACCAAAGCCGAGACCATCAATCTTACAAGAAACTTCTCAGGATACTCATTGTTCAG AGCTTGCTGCGTCTGAAAGAGTCGGCGGTCATTCTCCGCTGCAGGAAGGAGGATCTTGAGCTTGTTGAGTCGGTCTTGGAATCTGCGAGGAATGAGTATGCGGAAAAGGAAAATGTATATCCGCCTGAAATCATGGTAGACCGCCATGTCTATCTGCAGCCTGCTCCCAGTCATTACAAGGAACATGACCTGTCCTG CTCTGGTGGAGTTGTAATGGCTTCTCAAGATGGAAAAATCGTCTTTGAGAACACGTTGGATGCTAGACTAGAAGTGGTTTTCAGAAAGAAGCTGCCAGAG ATCCGTCAAAGCCTTATTGGGCAGGTAGCTGCATGA
- the LOC123148527 gene encoding uncharacterized protein, whose product MSTPVTSSAPFRSDTIEPLTGSNFPRWKSQVELCLGCNEFDYALREEKPVAPVAGVTGYAELKKEYDVKMEKWNKSNHIALLIMKATISPDISEALPKKDTAKDFLTEMEEQFKGSDKVYAHELFAKLLQKYTIDGNVRQHILRVVNAFTKLKALECSLSEALLVIIILESLPEEFEQFKVNYNSLKEKWPLSEMTARIVQEEERIMRQKKDHVFHVGSNKRKHDGQGFPKPQKRQVKKEGTKPFNPKAFKGKEAGGSSSAPSSSTAGENACNFCKEEGHYQRDCPGFLKWMNKRGIRYDPNHKRRNKKA is encoded by the exons ATGTCCACTCCCGTGACAT CTTCCGCTCCATTCCGGTCCGACACGATCGAACCACTTACGGGGAGTAACTTCCCTCGTTGGAAGTCCCAAGTCGAATTATGTTTGGGTTGTAATGAATTTGACTATGCCTTGAGGGAAGAAAAACCTGTGGCACCTGTGGCAGGTGTCACAGGGTATGCAGAACTCAAGAAGGAGTATGATGTTAAGATGGAAAAGTGGAATAAGTCCAACCATATTGCGCTTCTCATCATGAAAGCGACAATATCGCCGGACATTTCTGAAGCACTCCCTAAGAAAGATACTGCTAAAGATTTCCTCACTGAAATGGAGGAGCAATTTAAAGGCTCCGACAAAGTGTATGCTCATGAGCTTTTTGCTAAACTTCTTCAGAAATACACTATTGACGGAAATGTTAGGCAGCACATATTGAGGGTGGTAAATGCTTTCACCAAGCTTAAGGCTTTGGAGTGTTCTTTAAGTGAAGCCCTTCTTGTCATAATTATTCTTGAGTCTCTTCCTGAAGAGTTTGAACAATTTAAGGTCAACTATAACTCTCTAAAGGAAAAATGGCCACTCTCTGAGATGACCGCAAGGATCGTCCAGGAGGAAGAAAGGATCATGAGGCAGAAGAAAGACCATGTCTTTCATGTTGGCTCTAACAAGAGAAAGCATGACGGACAAGGTTTCCCTAAGCCTCAGAAAAGGCAAGTCAAGAAAGAAGGCACTAAGCCATTCAACCCTAAGGCATTCAAGGGTAAAGAAGCCGGTGGTTCTTCTTCTGCTCCTAGCAGCTCCACTGCTGGAGAAAATGCTTGTAACTTCTGCAAAGAAGAGGGACACTATCAAAGGGACTGCCCAGGCTTTCTAAAATGGATGAACAAAAGAG GGATTCGATACGATCCAAACCAtaagaggaggaacaagaaagctTAA